The Mesorhizobium sp. M1D.F.Ca.ET.043.01.1.1 genome contains a region encoding:
- a CDS encoding response regulator: protein MSKRILMVEDTEDNRQIIRDLIVTTEYELIEAADGAAGIAAARAHRPDLILMDIQLPVIDGYEAARRIKADPALRHIPIIAVTSYALSGDEAKALAAGCDGYIAKPFSPRQLLSEIRGFLS, encoded by the coding sequence ATGAGCAAACGAATCCTGATGGTAGAAGACACCGAGGACAACCGCCAGATCATCCGCGATCTCATCGTTACCACCGAATACGAACTGATCGAGGCGGCGGACGGCGCCGCCGGCATCGCTGCAGCCCGAGCGCACAGGCCAGACCTGATCCTTATGGACATTCAGCTCCCGGTGATCGACGGGTATGAAGCGGCACGCCGCATCAAGGCCGACCCAGCGCTCCGGCACATTCCGATTATCGCCGTCACCTCCTACGCGTTGTCGGGCGACGAGGCGAAAGCCCTTGCTGCTGGGTGCGATGGTTACATTGCCAAGCCATTCAGTCCGCGCCAACTGCTTTCCGAGATTCGCGGGTTCCTTTCTTGA
- a CDS encoding response regulator codes for MHDPPRILAVDDTPENLEILRMRLEANGYEVATAADGEEGLAKAREFTPDLILLDIMMPKLDGIAVVRLLKRDSSLQAIPVILVTAKADTRDVVEGLDAGGDDYLTKPFEHQALLARVRSMLRQKALHDTVAGQAKRLEDQAAQLSDWNQSLEKTVAEQVTELERMARLRRFLPEQVADIIIAAGNDDALLQSHRREVTVVFCDLRGFTAFAETAEPEEVMTVLAEYHSCLGEQIVRHEGTLERFVGDGIVVVFNDPLPCADHSERAVSMAAAMRDAIDEHSERWRKRDYLLGFGIGIARGHATIGRIGFDQRSDYAVIGTVSNHAARLCEEAKSRQILVSQRVVGAVESLVESVPVGELTLKGFRRPMPAYEIVRWIGRPS; via the coding sequence TTGCACGATCCGCCTCGCATTCTCGCGGTTGACGATACTCCGGAAAACCTCGAGATCCTGCGCATGCGCCTCGAGGCGAATGGCTACGAAGTAGCAACAGCCGCCGATGGTGAAGAGGGGCTTGCGAAAGCCCGCGAATTCACGCCGGATCTGATCCTGCTCGACATCATGATGCCAAAGCTCGACGGCATTGCCGTGGTGCGCCTGCTCAAGCGGGACAGCTCCCTGCAGGCGATTCCGGTCATCCTCGTCACCGCGAAGGCCGACACGCGCGATGTGGTCGAGGGGCTCGATGCCGGCGGCGACGATTATCTGACGAAGCCCTTCGAGCACCAGGCGCTGTTGGCGCGGGTGCGTTCGATGCTGCGCCAGAAGGCGCTTCACGACACTGTCGCGGGCCAGGCCAAACGCCTTGAGGACCAAGCAGCGCAACTTTCCGACTGGAACCAGTCGCTCGAGAAAACCGTGGCTGAGCAGGTGACGGAGCTTGAGCGCATGGCGCGGCTCAGGCGGTTCCTGCCCGAGCAGGTCGCAGATATCATCATTGCGGCGGGAAATGATGACGCGCTTCTGCAAAGTCACCGTCGGGAGGTGACGGTCGTTTTCTGCGATCTGCGCGGCTTTACAGCCTTCGCCGAGACCGCCGAGCCCGAAGAAGTCATGACGGTCCTTGCCGAGTATCATTCTTGCCTCGGTGAACAGATCGTCCGCCACGAGGGAACTCTTGAGCGGTTCGTGGGCGACGGTATCGTTGTGGTTTTCAACGATCCACTGCCATGCGCCGACCACAGCGAGAGAGCTGTCTCAATGGCTGCCGCAATGCGCGACGCGATTGACGAGCATTCAGAGCGATGGCGCAAGCGGGACTATTTGCTTGGCTTTGGGATCGGCATTGCCAGAGGCCACGCAACCATCGGGCGCATCGGTTTTGATCAGCGCTCGGACTATGCCGTCATCGGCACTGTGTCGAACCATGCCGCCCGTTTATGCGAGGAGGCCAAATCGCGCCAGATTCTTGTTAGCCAACGGGTCGTCGGAGCTGTCGAGTCGCTGGTCGAATCCGTTCCTGTTGGCGAGCTGACGCTGAAGGGCTTTCGCCGCCCGATGCCTGCCTATGAAATCGTGCGGTGGATCGGTCGGCCAAGCTAG